In one Streptomyces marincola genomic region, the following are encoded:
- a CDS encoding aminotransferase-like domain-containing protein — MANGSSARIVAALEEWIGTAAPGARLPSTRALVERYAASPVTVQKALRTLAAQGLVESRPGVGTFVRAIRVARANDYGWQTAALGSPRHRAPGLPTSLRTTPNDVIALHSGYPDRELLPERLVRAAFARAARGDAVVGRPPAAGLPELQAWFAAELGAMTPAGLAPPASGDVVVLPGSQSGLSTAFRALVGAGRPLLVESPTYWGAILAAAQTGVRLVPVPSGPRGPDADELARAFEESGARAFYAQPNFANPTGASWPPDLARRVLATVRAYGAFLIEDDWAHDFGIDADPMPLAALDDGGHVIHLRSLTKSVSPAVRIAGLVARGPARERVLAAAQAESMYVSGMLQAVALDIVTQPAWRTHLRGLRRQLAARRDLLAGALREHAPAARLESLPAGGLNLWVRLPDSTDLPRLVRDCEDAGVVIGPGDEWFPAEPAGAYVRLTYSGPHPGALPDGARVLGRALARQHGTTTPPGP; from the coding sequence ATGGCCAACGGTAGCAGTGCGCGCATCGTCGCGGCACTGGAAGAGTGGATCGGGACGGCGGCCCCGGGCGCGCGGCTGCCGTCGACGCGTGCGCTGGTCGAGCGGTACGCGGCGAGCCCGGTCACGGTGCAGAAAGCGCTGCGGACCCTGGCCGCGCAGGGGTTGGTGGAGAGCAGGCCGGGCGTGGGCACGTTCGTCCGCGCCATCCGCGTCGCCCGGGCCAACGACTACGGCTGGCAGACCGCGGCCCTGGGGTCGCCGCGCCACCGCGCGCCTGGACTCCCCACGTCGTTGCGCACCACGCCCAACGACGTGATCGCGCTCCACTCCGGCTACCCGGACCGCGAGTTGCTGCCGGAACGGCTGGTGCGGGCCGCGTTCGCCCGCGCGGCCCGCGGCGACGCGGTCGTCGGCCGGCCGCCGGCCGCGGGACTGCCCGAGTTGCAGGCGTGGTTCGCCGCCGAACTCGGCGCCATGACGCCCGCAGGGCTCGCGCCTCCCGCGTCCGGCGACGTCGTCGTCCTCCCCGGCAGCCAGAGCGGGCTGAGCACCGCGTTCCGCGCGCTCGTCGGCGCCGGCCGGCCGCTGCTCGTGGAGTCGCCGACGTACTGGGGCGCGATCCTCGCCGCCGCGCAGACGGGCGTGCGGCTCGTGCCCGTGCCCAGCGGACCGCGGGGGCCGGACGCGGACGAGCTGGCGCGGGCGTTCGAGGAGAGCGGCGCGCGCGCGTTCTACGCCCAGCCGAACTTCGCGAACCCCACCGGTGCCAGCTGGCCGCCCGACCTGGCCCGGCGGGTCCTCGCCACGGTGCGCGCGTACGGGGCGTTCCTGATCGAGGACGACTGGGCGCACGACTTCGGCATCGACGCGGACCCGATGCCGCTCGCCGCCCTGGACGACGGCGGGCACGTCATCCACCTGCGGTCCCTGACCAAAAGCGTCTCACCGGCCGTCCGCATCGCCGGCCTCGTCGCCCGGGGGCCGGCCCGCGAACGCGTCCTGGCCGCGGCGCAGGCCGAGTCCATGTACGTCAGCGGCATGCTCCAAGCCGTCGCGCTCGACATCGTCACCCAGCCCGCCTGGCGCACCCACCTGCGCGGCCTGCGCCGCCAACTCGCCGCGCGCCGTGACCTCCTGGCCGGCGCGCTCCGTGAGCACGCGCCGGCCGCCCGGCTCGAATCCCTGCCCGCGGGCGGGCTGAACCTGTGGGTGCGGCTGCCCGACAGCACCGACCTGCCGCGCCTCGTCAGGGACTGCGAGGACGCGGGCGTCGTCATCGGCCCTGGCGACGAGTGGTTCCCCGCCGAACCCGCAGGCGCCTACGTCCGGCTCACCTACTCGGGTCCGCACCCGGGCGCCCTCCCCGACGGCGCCCGGGTCCTCGGCCGCGCCCTCGCCCGGCAGCACGGGACCACCACCCCGCCCGGCCCCTGA
- a CDS encoding ATP-dependent Clp protease proteolytic subunit yields MPALLTGLDPAAAPRAAEGDTPATRFDDHLAAQLLTQRIVFLGTQVDEVSANRVCAQLLLLSAENPRADIILCINSPGGSVAAGLAIHDTMRLIPNDVATLAMGFAASMGQFLLTVGTRGKRYALPNTRIMMHQPSAGIGGATADIAIQAENLEFTKLTIERITAEHTGQTQETISRDGDRDRWFTAEQAREYGMVDRVVESLADIRPDAGQRKAGF; encoded by the coding sequence ATGCCAGCACTTCTCACCGGGCTCGATCCGGCCGCCGCGCCCCGGGCGGCCGAGGGCGACACACCCGCGACGCGCTTCGACGACCACCTCGCCGCCCAACTGCTGACGCAGCGCATCGTGTTCCTGGGCACGCAGGTCGACGAGGTCTCCGCCAACCGCGTGTGCGCCCAGCTGCTGCTGCTCTCCGCCGAGAACCCGCGCGCCGACATCATCCTGTGCATCAACAGCCCGGGGGGCTCGGTGGCGGCCGGGCTCGCGATCCACGACACGATGCGCCTGATCCCCAACGATGTCGCGACGCTGGCCATGGGATTCGCCGCCAGCATGGGCCAGTTCCTGCTCACCGTGGGCACGCGCGGCAAGCGGTACGCGCTGCCCAACACGCGGATCATGATGCACCAGCCGTCCGCCGGCATCGGGGGAGCCACGGCCGACATCGCGATCCAGGCGGAGAACCTGGAGTTCACCAAGCTCACGATCGAACGCATCACCGCCGAGCACACCGGCCAGACCCAGGAGACCATCTCCCGGGACGGCGACCGCGACCGGTGGTTCACGGCGGAGCAGGCCAGGGAGTACGGCATGGTCGACCGCGTCGTCGAGTCGCTCGCCGACATCAGGCCGGACGCGGGGCAGCGGAAGGCGGGGTTCTGA
- the msrA gene encoding peptide-methionine (S)-S-oxide reductase MsrA, with amino-acid sequence MMYAFKTRMPAPEEALPGRNELPFHVPERHTVLGTALQGPYPDGYEVADFALGCFWGAERRFWQTEGVWTTLVGYQGGITRNPTYEEVCSGMTGHTETVRVVFDPEKVSYTDLLKVFWESHDPTQGYRQGNDVGTQYRSAIITHSPAQEAAADASRAAYQRVLTDSGYGEITTEFLAADAHPFYPAEDYHQQYLDKNPAGYCGLGGTGLSCPVGVARA; translated from the coding sequence ATGATGTACGCCTTCAAGACCCGCATGCCCGCCCCGGAGGAGGCACTCCCCGGCCGGAACGAGCTGCCGTTCCACGTCCCTGAGCGGCACACCGTCCTCGGCACGGCCCTCCAGGGCCCCTACCCGGACGGCTACGAGGTGGCCGACTTCGCGCTCGGCTGCTTCTGGGGCGCCGAGCGGCGCTTCTGGCAGACCGAGGGCGTCTGGACGACGCTCGTCGGCTACCAGGGCGGTATCACGCGGAACCCCACGTACGAGGAGGTGTGCTCCGGCATGACCGGCCACACCGAGACGGTCCGTGTCGTCTTCGACCCGGAGAAGGTCTCGTACACCGACCTGCTGAAGGTGTTCTGGGAGTCGCACGACCCGACCCAGGGCTACCGCCAGGGGAACGACGTCGGCACCCAGTACCGTTCCGCGATCATCACCCACTCCCCCGCCCAGGAGGCGGCGGCCGACGCCTCCCGCGCGGCCTACCAGCGGGTGCTGACCGACTCCGGCTACGGCGAGATCACCACCGAGTTCCTCGCCGCGGACGCCCACCCCTTCTACCCGGCCGAGGACTACCACCAGCAGTACCTGGACAAGAACCCGGCCGGCTACTGCGGCCTCGGCGGCACGGGCCTGTCCTGCCCGGTGGGCGTGGCGCGGGCCTGA
- a CDS encoding creatininase family protein — protein sequence MDDLITRATSGDERRRGRAVAVLPVRSFEQHGERLPLTTDTLIACMIARRIADDHGLFLLPPVTVSCSHEHAPLAGTVSISAPTLYAVVDDIWRSLDASGVPGLLIVNGHGGNYVLSNLVQELNVGGPRVALFPAPEDRRRARADAVLTSSAEEDMHGGEFEVSLLLHGAPDAVGAGIAADDHSAPDRTHLLTVGVAGYTPHGIIGRPSLATAAKGRALLDSLSSSARAHLALIDGRYAAGEGTRSGADGAP from the coding sequence ATGGACGACCTGATCACGCGGGCCACATCAGGGGACGAACGCCGCAGAGGGCGCGCGGTCGCCGTCCTGCCCGTGCGGAGCTTCGAGCAGCACGGCGAGCGGCTGCCGCTGACCACCGACACCCTGATCGCCTGCATGATCGCCCGACGCATCGCGGACGACCACGGCCTGTTCCTGCTGCCGCCCGTCACGGTCTCCTGCTCCCACGAGCACGCGCCTCTGGCGGGCACGGTCAGCATCAGCGCGCCCACGCTGTACGCCGTGGTCGACGACATCTGGCGGTCCCTCGACGCGTCCGGCGTTCCCGGCCTGCTGATCGTCAACGGCCATGGCGGCAACTACGTGCTCTCCAACCTCGTTCAGGAGCTCAACGTCGGCGGCCCTCGCGTCGCGCTCTTCCCCGCCCCGGAGGACCGGCGCCGGGCCAGGGCCGACGCCGTGTTGACGAGCAGTGCCGAGGAGGACATGCACGGCGGGGAGTTCGAGGTCTCGCTGCTCCTGCACGGGGCACCGGACGCCGTCGGCGCGGGCATCGCCGCGGACGACCACTCGGCTCCCGACCGGACCCACCTGCTCACCGTCGGCGTGGCCGGCTACACGCCCCACGGAATCATCGGCCGCCCCTCCCTGGCCACCGCGGCCAAGGGCAGAGCCCTGCTCGACAGTCTCTCCTCCTCGGCGCGCGCCCACCTGGCCCTGATCGACGGGCGTTACGCAGCGGGGGAGGGGACGCGTTCCGGTGCGGACGGCGCTCCGTGA
- a CDS encoding alkaline phosphatase D family protein, producing the protein MDLTRRRLLGGAGAGTAALGLFAAGFSNGSAWASPRFPDDPFRLGVASGDPHPDGVVLWTRLAPDPLAVDGRGGMPERRVPVQWQVARDERFRHVVRRGTSHAVPELGHSVHVEVQGLAPGRVYYYRFRVAGEFSPTGRTRTAPSPRGDGRGAQVSFAFASCQCWYEGFYTAYRHMADEDLDFVVHLGDYQYEYGVGATAGVRGMELDASFLRETLTLPEYRNRLALTKLDADLQAAHQAFPWVLTWDDHEVENNWAGDIAAVDSDGFPDADPASFRARKAAAFQAYYEHLPLRLPQRPEGPRARMYRRLPFGRVLDLHVLDSRSYRDDQACGDGTKPGCDTERRDPARTMLGAEQERWLLDGAARSGATWNVLANQTLIAQVDQDPDPDILSSGLDMWDGYTAARDRLLTGLHRRGAANPVVLTGDIHRSVVADLKLDFDDERSPVVATEFAGTSISSGRDGAAMDQVGRNWLTEGVNPHLKWHNAQRGYTVLRATRRELRADYRIVPYVTTPGAPVETAARFIVEPGRPGAQFA; encoded by the coding sequence ATGGATCTCACCAGACGCCGCCTCCTCGGCGGCGCCGGCGCCGGGACGGCGGCGCTCGGCCTCTTCGCCGCCGGTTTCAGCAACGGTTCCGCCTGGGCCAGCCCTCGTTTCCCCGACGACCCCTTCCGCCTCGGCGTGGCCTCGGGCGACCCGCACCCCGACGGCGTCGTCCTGTGGACGCGCCTGGCTCCCGACCCGCTCGCCGTCGACGGCAGGGGAGGCATGCCAGAGCGGCGCGTCCCCGTGCAGTGGCAGGTGGCCCGCGACGAGCGTTTCCGGCACGTCGTCCGCCGGGGCACCAGCCACGCCGTGCCCGAGCTCGGCCACTCCGTCCACGTCGAGGTCCAGGGTCTGGCTCCCGGCCGCGTCTACTACTACCGGTTCCGCGTCGCGGGCGAGTTCAGCCCCACCGGCCGCACCCGCACCGCGCCCTCCCCTCGCGGCGACGGGCGCGGCGCGCAGGTGTCGTTCGCGTTCGCCTCCTGCCAGTGCTGGTACGAGGGCTTCTACACGGCCTACCGGCACATGGCCGACGAGGACCTCGACTTCGTCGTGCACCTCGGCGACTACCAGTACGAGTACGGTGTCGGCGCGACCGCGGGTGTGCGCGGCATGGAACTGGACGCCTCGTTCCTGCGCGAGACCCTCACCCTGCCCGAGTACCGCAACCGGCTCGCCCTCACCAAGCTCGACGCCGACCTCCAGGCCGCCCACCAGGCCTTCCCCTGGGTCCTCACGTGGGACGACCACGAGGTCGAGAACAACTGGGCGGGCGACATCGCGGCCGTCGACAGCGACGGCTTCCCCGACGCGGACCCGGCCAGCTTCAGGGCCCGCAAGGCCGCCGCCTTCCAGGCGTACTACGAGCACCTGCCGCTGCGCCTGCCGCAGCGGCCCGAGGGCCCGAGGGCGCGCATGTACCGGCGGCTGCCGTTCGGCCGCGTGCTCGACCTGCACGTGCTCGACTCCCGCTCCTACCGCGACGACCAGGCGTGCGGCGACGGCACCAAGCCGGGCTGCGACACCGAACGCCGCGACCCCGCGCGCACGATGCTCGGTGCCGAGCAGGAGCGGTGGCTGCTCGACGGCGCCGCGCGGTCCGGCGCCACGTGGAACGTGCTCGCCAACCAGACCCTCATCGCCCAGGTCGACCAGGATCCCGACCCCGACATCCTCTCCTCCGGACTCGACATGTGGGACGGCTACACCGCTGCCCGCGACCGGTTGCTGACCGGCCTGCACCGGCGCGGCGCCGCGAACCCTGTCGTTCTGACCGGTGACATCCACCGCAGCGTCGTCGCCGACCTCAAGCTCGACTTCGACGACGAGCGGTCGCCTGTCGTCGCGACCGAGTTCGCCGGCACCTCGATCAGCTCGGGCCGGGACGGCGCCGCCATGGACCAGGTCGGCCGCAACTGGCTCACGGAGGGCGTCAACCCGCACTTGAAGTGGCACAACGCGCAGCGCGGCTACACCGTTCTGCGCGCGACCCGGCGCGAACTGCGCGCGGACTACCGGATCGTGCCGTACGTCACCACCCCCGGCGCACCCGTCGAGACGGCCGCCCGCTTCATCGTCGAACCCGGGCGCCCCGGCGCGCAGTTCGCCTGA
- a CDS encoding HAD family hydrolase: protein MLHVFDMDGTLLHGTTAGLEIARRSGTLAELVALEGRFAAGELDTRGFAAAIHALWTGLTPAVVAAAFAGAPWLSGIPEVCADIRRRGERSVVITMSPDFFARLLLPLGFDEVVASRFPEPPFAAPLDPAHILTPRDKVRVVGELRARHGLSAEQCVAYGDSRSDAPLFRSLRHTVAVNADEHLAGLAALSYRGPSLTEAYAVARTLLPGRDAPAAGAPRAHP from the coding sequence GTGCTGCACGTCTTCGACATGGACGGCACGCTGCTGCACGGCACCACGGCCGGCCTCGAGATCGCCCGCCGGAGCGGCACCCTCGCCGAGCTTGTCGCGCTCGAAGGGCGGTTCGCGGCCGGTGAGCTGGACACGCGCGGCTTCGCCGCCGCCATCCACGCCCTGTGGACCGGTCTCACCCCCGCCGTCGTCGCCGCCGCGTTCGCCGGGGCGCCGTGGCTGTCCGGCATCCCCGAGGTGTGCGCGGACATCCGCCGCCGCGGCGAGCGTTCCGTGGTGATCACCATGTCGCCCGACTTCTTCGCCCGGCTGCTGCTGCCCCTGGGCTTCGACGAGGTGGTCGCCTCGCGGTTCCCCGAGCCGCCGTTCGCCGCGCCGCTCGACCCGGCGCACATCCTGACCCCTCGGGACAAGGTGCGCGTCGTCGGGGAACTGCGCGCCCGCCACGGCCTGTCCGCGGAGCAGTGCGTGGCCTACGGCGACTCCCGGTCCGACGCGCCGCTGTTCAGGAGCCTGCGCCACACCGTGGCCGTCAACGCCGACGAACACCTCGCCGGACTCGCCGCCCTGAGCTACCGCGGACCGAGCCTCACCGAGGCGTACGCCGTGGCGCGCACGCTCCTGCCGGGGCGCGACGCGCCCGCGGCGGGCGCCCCGCGTGCGCATCCGTGA
- a CDS encoding aldo/keto reductase produces the protein MRYRRLGEHGPRVSVLGFGAMSLTTGIYDDVTAEDARTALLAALDTGTTFVDTADIYGGDGESERTIGRVLGARRDEIVLATKFGGDQDAGGRLVPGLGRPAYVRDAIDASLRRLRTDHVDLYYLHRLDPTTPVEDTVGALAGLVEAGKIRHIGLSEVSPATLRRAHAVHPVTALQTEYSLFHRDPEDELLAVCAELGVGFVAYSPLGRGLLGGGVRGVADLGPRDWRHTNPRFQSGNIDHNVTLVGTLADLAAAHGIGTAQLALAWLLHRGAFPIPGTRRAANVRANAEAAELRLPTGVFDELESLLPRGAAAGERADERYLAGVDTGA, from the coding sequence ATGCGGTATCGCAGGCTGGGCGAGCACGGTCCGCGGGTGTCGGTACTCGGCTTCGGCGCCATGTCGCTGACGACCGGCATCTACGACGACGTGACGGCAGAGGACGCGCGGACCGCGCTGCTGGCCGCGCTCGACACGGGAACGACGTTCGTCGACACCGCCGACATCTACGGCGGCGACGGCGAGAGCGAACGGACGATCGGCCGGGTGCTCGGTGCCCGCCGCGACGAGATCGTGCTGGCCACCAAGTTCGGTGGCGACCAGGACGCCGGAGGCCGCCTGGTGCCGGGCCTCGGCAGGCCCGCGTACGTGCGCGACGCCATCGACGCCAGCCTGCGGCGGCTGCGCACCGACCACGTCGACCTCTACTACCTGCACCGCCTCGACCCGACCACCCCTGTCGAGGACACGGTCGGCGCGCTGGCCGGACTGGTCGAGGCGGGCAAGATCCGGCACATCGGGCTGTCCGAGGTGTCACCGGCCACGCTGCGCCGCGCCCACGCCGTGCACCCGGTCACCGCGCTCCAGACCGAGTACTCGCTGTTCCACCGGGACCCGGAGGACGAACTGCTCGCGGTCTGCGCCGAACTCGGCGTCGGCTTCGTCGCCTACAGCCCGCTGGGCCGTGGGCTCCTCGGCGGGGGCGTGCGCGGCGTGGCGGACCTCGGGCCGCGCGACTGGCGCCACACCAACCCGCGCTTCCAGTCGGGGAACATCGACCACAACGTGACGCTCGTCGGCACGCTGGCCGATCTGGCCGCCGCGCACGGCATCGGCACCGCGCAGCTCGCGCTCGCGTGGCTCCTGCACCGCGGCGCCTTCCCGATTCCCGGCACGCGCCGGGCCGCGAACGTGCGCGCGAACGCCGAGGCAGCCGAACTCCGGCTGCCGACCGGTGTCTTCGACGAGTTGGAGAGCCTGCTGCCGCGCGGCGCGGCGGCCGGGGAACGCGCCGACGAGAGGTACCTGGCGGGCGTCGACACCGGCGCCTGA
- a CDS encoding LLM class flavin-dependent oxidoreductase, producing the protein MFDRDQPPEDLAHFAAAVEEQGADDLWVVEDLSWGGSIASAALALAATSRLRVGIGIAPAPLRNPALLAMELATLARVFPGRLVAGIGHGVPEWMARVGAAPASPLTLLEETVTTVRTLLAGEEAEVDGRAVQVRGVRLVHPPAEPPPVVTGVVRPRSLRLSGRVADGTILAEGQGPRHIAAALPHLTGGREAAAVSGPHELIVFTHLNVPADPELTGPVLAEQAGWLGIPADEAFLAAGDPDTAAARIHELWHAGASTVVLRPVGPDPLGQTAAALAAAARLPGGVWTGGQEAPAP; encoded by the coding sequence ATGTTCGATCGGGACCAACCTCCGGAAGACCTCGCGCACTTCGCCGCCGCGGTGGAGGAGCAGGGCGCCGACGACCTGTGGGTCGTCGAGGACCTGTCCTGGGGCGGCTCGATCGCCTCGGCGGCGCTCGCGCTCGCCGCGACCTCGCGCCTGCGCGTGGGCATCGGCATCGCGCCCGCGCCGTTGCGCAACCCCGCGCTGCTCGCCATGGAACTGGCCACGCTGGCCCGCGTGTTCCCCGGCCGCCTGGTGGCCGGGATCGGCCACGGCGTGCCCGAGTGGATGGCCAGGGTCGGCGCCGCGCCCGCGAGTCCGCTCACCCTGCTTGAGGAGACGGTGACCACCGTGCGCACCCTCCTCGCCGGTGAGGAGGCCGAGGTGGACGGGCGGGCCGTCCAGGTGCGGGGCGTGCGTCTTGTCCACCCGCCGGCCGAGCCGCCGCCCGTGGTGACCGGGGTGGTGCGCCCGCGCTCCCTGCGGCTGTCGGGCCGGGTGGCCGACGGCACCATCCTCGCCGAGGGGCAGGGCCCCCGGCACATCGCCGCGGCGCTGCCCCACCTCACGGGCGGCAGGGAGGCGGCGGCGGTCAGCGGCCCGCACGAGCTGATCGTGTTCACGCACCTGAACGTGCCGGCCGACCCGGAGCTGACCGGGCCCGTTCTGGCCGAGCAGGCGGGCTGGCTCGGCATCCCGGCCGATGAGGCGTTCCTCGCGGCGGGTGATCCCGACACGGCCGCGGCGCGCATTCACGAGTTGTGGCACGCGGGGGCGTCCACCGTCGTCCTGCGGCCGGTCGGCCCCGACCCGCTCGGCCAGACGGCCGCCGCGCTGGCCGCTGCCGCCCGGCTGCCCGGCGGCGTCTGGACCGGTGGGCAGGAGGCGCCGGCCCCGTGA
- a CDS encoding NUDIX hydrolase, translating to MRWTVHGERTVHDTPWVRLRSLDVTRPDGVRAGYDIVRLRDLAVVAAVAGGERVLMMWRHRFVTDTWAWELPMGLVEDGESPADAAARELLEETGHRAGTLRELVYAQPAAGITDTQHFVFRTDDARLIGAPTERNESDRLEWIALADLPGMIERREIVSSATLVGVMALLLARLR from the coding sequence ATGCGATGGACCGTCCACGGCGAACGCACCGTGCACGACACGCCCTGGGTGCGGCTGCGGTCGCTCGACGTGACGCGGCCGGACGGCGTCCGCGCCGGCTACGACATCGTGCGGCTGCGGGATCTCGCCGTCGTCGCCGCGGTGGCGGGCGGGGAGCGCGTTCTCATGATGTGGCGGCACCGCTTCGTCACGGACACCTGGGCCTGGGAGCTGCCCATGGGCCTGGTCGAGGACGGCGAGAGCCCGGCGGATGCGGCGGCCCGCGAGCTGCTGGAGGAGACGGGCCATCGCGCCGGAACGCTCCGGGAGCTGGTCTACGCGCAACCGGCGGCCGGTATCACGGACACGCAGCACTTCGTGTTCCGCACCGACGACGCGCGGCTCATCGGCGCGCCGACGGAGCGCAACGAGTCGGACCGCCTGGAGTGGATCGCGTTGGCCGACCTGCCGGGCATGATCGAACGCCGGGAGATCGTCAGCAGCGCGACCCTGGTGGGGGTCATGGCCCTCCTCCTCGCGCGGTTGCGCTGA
- a CDS encoding ClpP family protease, giving the protein MGQYTIPTVIERTPHGERAYDIYSRLLSERVIFLGTEIDDGVAGVVIAQLLHLESAAPDREISLYINSPGGSFTSLMAIYDTMTFVRAPISTYCVGQAARAAAVLLAGGEPGRRVVLEHARVLLGQPASGGQQGTVSDLAVQAREMVRIRGQVEEVLSRHTHHDVAALRADMDRDKVFTAHEAVAYGLADEVLSRRLPAGLA; this is encoded by the coding sequence ATGGGCCAGTACACGATCCCGACCGTCATCGAACGCACCCCGCACGGCGAACGCGCCTACGACATCTACAGCAGGCTCCTCTCGGAGCGCGTCATCTTCCTCGGCACGGAGATCGACGACGGTGTCGCGGGCGTGGTCATCGCCCAGCTGCTGCACCTGGAGTCGGCCGCCCCCGACCGCGAGATCTCCCTCTACATCAACTCGCCCGGCGGCTCGTTCACCTCGCTCATGGCCATCTACGACACGATGACGTTCGTCCGCGCCCCCATCTCCACCTACTGCGTCGGCCAGGCGGCCCGGGCCGCGGCGGTGCTGCTGGCGGGCGGCGAGCCGGGGCGGCGGGTCGTCCTGGAACACGCGCGGGTCCTCCTCGGCCAGCCCGCGAGCGGCGGGCAGCAGGGCACGGTCTCCGATCTGGCCGTCCAGGCACGGGAGATGGTGCGCATCCGCGGGCAGGTGGAGGAGGTGCTGTCCCGGCACACGCACCACGACGTCGCGGCGCTGCGCGCGGACATGGACCGGGACAAGGTGTTCACCGCGCACGAGGCCGTGGCCTACGGCCTCGCCGACGAGGTGCTGAGCCGGCGGCTGCCGGCGGGCCTCGCCTGA
- a CDS encoding DMT family transporter translates to MTVQSSATHAKASALSPSRAGLLWGLLGVAAFSFTVPFTRAATADGGLSPLFTGAGRAVVAALLAAAALAITRQRLPRGAQWARLALVAGGVVIGFPLLTSYALTTASAGHGAVVIALLPAATAVLAVLRGRERPPRSFWATAAAGAVAAVAFALSQGSGGGVHGADLLLLGAVLAAGAGYAEGGLLARELGAWQTISWALVLSAPLTIALTAAAVARHPPAATAAEWAAFAYLAVVSMYLGFFAWYRGLAIGPMARVSQIQLVQPVLSICWAALLLREPLSWQTAVGGLAVIACAGTAVRTRLAPAAGGR, encoded by the coding sequence ATGACAGTACAGAGTAGCGCTACTCACGCCAAGGCTTCTGCGCTATCCCCGTCCCGGGCCGGTCTGCTCTGGGGGCTGCTCGGGGTCGCCGCGTTCTCCTTCACCGTCCCGTTCACCCGCGCGGCCACCGCCGACGGCGGCCTGTCCCCGCTGTTCACCGGCGCGGGCCGCGCGGTGGTCGCCGCGCTGCTCGCCGCCGCGGCCCTGGCCATCACGAGGCAGCGCCTGCCCAGGGGCGCCCAGTGGGCCCGCCTCGCGCTCGTCGCCGGGGGCGTCGTCATCGGCTTCCCGCTGCTCACCTCCTACGCGCTGACCACCGCGTCGGCCGGCCACGGCGCCGTGGTGATCGCGCTCCTGCCGGCCGCGACCGCCGTCCTCGCGGTCCTGCGCGGGCGGGAACGGCCCCCGCGGTCGTTCTGGGCGACGGCCGCCGCCGGGGCGGTCGCCGCCGTCGCGTTCGCCCTGTCCCAGGGCAGCGGCGGCGGCGTGCACGGGGCCGACCTACTGCTGCTCGGCGCCGTTCTCGCGGCCGGGGCCGGCTACGCGGAAGGCGGGCTCCTCGCGCGCGAACTCGGCGCCTGGCAGACCATTTCGTGGGCGCTCGTCCTCTCCGCGCCGCTGACGATCGCCCTCACCGCCGCGGCGGTGGCGCGCCATCCCCCGGCCGCGACGGCGGCCGAGTGGGCCGCGTTCGCCTACCTCGCCGTGGTGAGCATGTACCTCGGGTTCTTCGCCTGGTACCGGGGGCTTGCCATCGGCCCGATGGCGCGGGTCAGCCAGATACAGCTGGTCCAGCCCGTGCTGAGCATCTGCTGGGCCGCGCTCCTCCTGCGCGAACCCCTCTCCTGGCAAACCGCCGTCGGCGGCCTCGCCGTGATCGCGTGCGCCGGCACCGCGGTGCGGACCCGCCTCGCGCCCGCGGCGGGCGGCCGGTAG
- a CDS encoding helix-turn-helix domain-containing protein produces the protein MSSHHAPNETRVVVPLRPAARRARRTPPEDRAAQPSAPGPAGRPEREWPREPLFRHAVGGVLRRRRLAQRRTLKDVADAARISMPYLSELERGRKEASSEVLAAAARALGLGLADLLALVHDEVAGQAAGLRAADDGRATSVTGRPRAGRPAGTHRAAPPDALLLAAA, from the coding sequence GTGAGCAGCCACCACGCGCCGAACGAAACCCGCGTCGTCGTCCCGCTGCGTCCGGCCGCCCGCCGGGCGCGGCGCACCCCACCGGAGGACCGTGCCGCCCAGCCCTCCGCCCCCGGCCCGGCCGGGCGCCCGGAGCGCGAGTGGCCCAGGGAGCCTTTGTTCCGGCACGCCGTGGGCGGCGTGCTGCGCCGCAGGCGCCTGGCGCAGCGGCGCACGCTCAAAGACGTGGCCGACGCCGCGCGCATCTCCATGCCCTATCTCTCGGAGCTGGAGCGCGGGCGCAAGGAGGCGTCCTCCGAGGTCCTGGCCGCCGCGGCGCGCGCCCTCGGCCTCGGCCTGGCCGACCTCCTCGCCCTGGTGCACGACGAGGTGGCGGGCCAGGCGGCCGGCCTCCGCGCCGCGGACGACGGCCGGGCCACCTCCGTGACCGGCCGGCCCCGCGCCGGGCGCCCGGCCGGGACGCACCGCGCGGCCCCGCCCGACGCGCTGCTCCTGGCAGCCGCCTGA